The genomic region GCGCTGCAAACTCATCGATTATACTCCCTCGCAAGCCGTCAAAACGTCTCGCGATATCTGACCAATTCTTCGGCTGTAAACAGAAAAACACCGTCTCCACCACGCTCGAATTCGAGCCAGGTAAACGGAATCTCAGGATAGCGTGCCATCAGCGTCTCCGCGCTGCTTCCCACTTCAATCACTATGATACCCCAGGACGTCAGATGACTGGAGGCCTCCCGCAGAATCCGGGCGACCAGCGCCAGCCCTTCCTCGTCAGCCGTCAATCCGAGTCGGGGTTCCCGGTGATACTCCTCCGGCAACTGATTCATCTCTGACTCACTCACATAAGGCGGATTGCATACGATCACGTCGTACTGACGGCCGTCCAGGGCGGAAAAAAGGTCAGACTGTACGACTTCGACCCGATCACCCAAGTCATGTTCCGCGACATTGTCCGCCACCACCTGTAGTGCCTGGTCGGAAATATCCGCCAGATCCACCATTGCATCCGGCAGATAGACCGCTGCAGCAATGCCGATACAGCCGCTACCACAGCAGAGATCGAGTACCCGGGAGATGCGACCCGCCTCGATCCAGGGTTCAAATTCATGCTCCACCAATTCAGCAACCGGAGAACGGGGCACCAGTACATGCTCGTTGACGATGAACCGCAGCCCGGCAAACCAGGCTTCACCGGTCAGATAGGCAGCTGGGAGACGCTCATCTATGCGACGCAGCAGCAGCAGGGTGACATCTGTCTGTTCCGCCTGGGTGAGGCGACTCTGAAACCAGCTGCCGGGAAAATCGGGAGGCAGATGAAGCGCATGCAACACAAGCACTGCAGCTTCATCAATCGCATTGTCCGTACCATGCCCGAAAAACAGATCCGCTTCATTGAAACGACTTGCGCCCCAACGGATGAAGTCGGCTATGGTCTGCAAAGATTGCATTCGAGTGGCAGTGCCTGGAAAAATGCGTGAATCATAGCCCATTAACCCGGATTTCTCACCAAGATTTAGATTTTTGGGCAATCTGAATTTTGAATTATTTTCCACAAACAGAAACGGGCTGCCGAAACCGGAGGTTTCAACAGCCCGCTAGCCACTATCCCTGACAATCTGTCAGGGCTATGAGTACTCAGGAATAGATCAGGCCGCGCGGGAACCCTCATCGTTGACGACGCTCAAGTGTGCCGCTTTGTCGGCTTTCTTATGTTCCCCACGCCGGATCAGATCGCCGAGGGAGATTTTGGTCAGAAAATCGAAGATTTCGCTACTCAAGTCATCCCATAGGGAGTGGGTCAGACAGCGCTCACCTCCACTGCAGTTCTTACGACCGCCGCAGCGGGTAAATTCCACCCACTCATCAACAGCGCAAATGATATTTGCAATTGATATATCATCGGCATTGCGGCCGAGATAGTACCCGCCACCAGGACCGCGAACACCTCGTACGAGCTCTTTTGCACGCAAAGAGGCAAACAACTGCTCCAGATAGGATAGTGAAATACCCTGATTTTCAGAAATTTCAGCCAGAGTCACCGGACCATCTGCACCATTCAGTGCCAGATCCAACATGGCGGTAACTGCATATCGACCTTTTGTTGACAATCTCATCTTTATCTCGCTCCTAAAATGCGCAAACACATTTCCTACTAATTTACTTGGTAATAAGATTAGCAGTAACCAAGTAATTTAGTCAACTTTTAAACCACACTTTTTAGAGAGATAAATCCCAAATCGATTAAAAACAGGGAAAAAAGCTATTCAGAAATACGCTGCCGGAGGGCTTCGAAGAGACAAACCCCGGTGGCAACCGAGACATTGAGGCTCTCTACAGCCCCCAACATGGGCAAATGAACCAGGGCATCACACTGCTCGCGGGTCAGTCGACGCATACCCTTGCCTTCGCCACCCATAACAATAGCCAAAGGCCCTTTGAGATCCGCCTGGTAGAGTCCGGCTTCCGCCTCACCCGCAGTACCGACAAGCCAGACCCCCTGCTCCTGCAGCCACTTTAAGGTGCGCACAAGATTAGTGACCTGGACAAAGGGAACCGTTTCAGCCGCGCCGCTGGCTACCTTGCAGGCCACCGGCGTCAAGCCGACAGAACGATCTCTGGGGGTTATCACGGCATCTATCCCGGCAGCAT from Gammaproteobacteria bacterium (ex Lamellibrachia satsuma) harbors:
- the prmB gene encoding 50S ribosomal protein L3 N(5)-glutamine methyltransferase — protein: MQSLQTIADFIRWGASRFNEADLFFGHGTDNAIDEAAVLVLHALHLPPDFPGSWFQSRLTQAEQTDVTLLLLRRIDERLPAAYLTGEAWFAGLRFIVNEHVLVPRSPVAELVEHEFEPWIEAGRISRVLDLCCGSGCIGIAAAVYLPDAMVDLADISDQALQVVADNVAEHDLGDRVEVVQSDLFSALDGRQYDVIVCNPPYVSESEMNQLPEEYHREPRLGLTADEEGLALVARILREASSHLTSWGIIVIEVGSSAETLMARYPEIPFTWLEFERGGDGVFLFTAEELVRYRETF
- a CDS encoding Rrf2 family transcriptional regulator — its product is MRLSTKGRYAVTAMLDLALNGADGPVTLAEISENQGISLSYLEQLFASLRAKELVRGVRGPGGGYYLGRNADDISIANIICAVDEWVEFTRCGGRKNCSGGERCLTHSLWDDLSSEIFDFLTKISLGDLIRRGEHKKADKAAHLSVVNDEGSRAA
- the rlmB gene encoding 23S rRNA (guanosine(2251)-2'-O)-methyltransferase RlmB; its protein translation is MSQSQLIIGLHAVRTALKHGDAVTGVRVEARRRDGRIKEILGLARQGGVGVVQVERAELDALSRGENHQGVVAFTQAPAVRDEGYLKRLLEDLDSAPFLLVLDGVQDPHNLGACLRTADAAGIDAVITPRDRSVGLTPVACKVASGAAETVPFVQVTNLVRTLKWLQEQGVWLVGTAGEAEAGLYQADLKGPLAIVMGGEGKGMRRLTREQCDALVHLPMLGAVESLNVSVATGVCLFEALRQRISE